In Strigops habroptila isolate Jane chromosome 6, bStrHab1.2.pri, whole genome shotgun sequence, a single genomic region encodes these proteins:
- the MAPRE3 gene encoding microtubule-associated protein RP/EB family member 3 isoform X3, translating into MQRWGMAVNVYSTSVTSENLSRHDMLAWVNDSLQLNYTKIEQLCSGAAYCQFMDMLFPGCVHLRKVKFQAKLEHEYIHNFKVLQAAFKKMGVDKIIAVERLVKGKFQDNFEFIQWFKKFFDANYDGKEYNPLLARQGQDVAPPPNPVPQRTSPTGPKNSPNPARLSNVPSNILRKNSPAARNGGSEADAQILELNQQLMDLKLTVDGLEKERDFYFSKLRDIELICQEHENENSPIITGIVSVLYATEEGFAPPEDDELEEQQPEEQDEY; encoded by the exons ATGCAGCG ctggggCATGGCCGTCAATGTGTACTCGACATCGGTGACCAGTGAGAACCTGAGCCGCCATGACATGCTCGCCTGGGTCAATGACTCCCTCCAGCTCAACTACACCAAGATCGAGCAGCTTTGCTCAG GGGCTGCGTACTGCCAGTTCATGGACATGCTGTTCCCCGGCTGTGTCCACCTGCGGAAGGTGAAGTTCCAAGCCAAGCTGGAGCATGAGTACATCCACAACTTCAAGGTGCTGCAAGCCGCCTTCAAGAAGATGGGAGTGGACAAG ATCATCGCTGTGGAGAGGCTGGTGAAGGGCAAGTTCCAGGACAACTTTGAGTTCATCCAGTGGTTTAAGAAGTTCTTTGACGCCAACTATGACGGGAAGGAGTACAACCCGCTGCTGGCGCGGCAGGGCCAGGACGTCGcgccccccccaaacccag TCCCCCAGAGGACCTCTCCCACCGGTCCCAAGAACTCCCCGAACCCAGCCCGCCTCAGCAATGTCCCCAGCAACATTCTCCGGAAAAACTCCCCCGCAGCGCGTAATGGGGGCAGCGAGGCCGACGCGCAGATACTGGAGCTCAACCAGCAG CTGATGGACCTGAAGCTGACAGTGGACGGGCTGGAGAAGGAGCGGGATTTCTACTTCAGCAAGCTGCGGGACATTGAGCTAATCTGCCAGGAGCATGAGAACGAAAACAGCCCCATCATCACTGGCATTGTCAGCGTCCTCTACGCCACAGAG GAGGGCTTTGCCCCACCAGAGGATGAcgagctggaggagcagcagccagaggagcaggatgagTACTAA
- the MAPRE3 gene encoding microtubule-associated protein RP/EB family member 3 isoform X1, which translates to MQRWGMAVNVYSTSVTSENLSRHDMLAWVNDSLQLNYTKIEQLCSGAAYCQFMDMLFPGCVHLRKVKFQAKLEHEYIHNFKVLQAAFKKMGVDKIIAVERLVKGKFQDNFEFIQWFKKFFDANYDGKEYNPLLARQGQDVAPPPNPGDHIFNKPKKPIGTAVPQRTSPTGPKNSPNPARLSNVPSNILRKNSPAARNGGSEADAQILELNQQLMDLKLTVDGLEKERDFYFSKLRDIELICQEHENENSPIITGIVSVLYATEEGFAPPEDDELEEQQPEEQDEY; encoded by the exons ATGCAGCG ctggggCATGGCCGTCAATGTGTACTCGACATCGGTGACCAGTGAGAACCTGAGCCGCCATGACATGCTCGCCTGGGTCAATGACTCCCTCCAGCTCAACTACACCAAGATCGAGCAGCTTTGCTCAG GGGCTGCGTACTGCCAGTTCATGGACATGCTGTTCCCCGGCTGTGTCCACCTGCGGAAGGTGAAGTTCCAAGCCAAGCTGGAGCATGAGTACATCCACAACTTCAAGGTGCTGCAAGCCGCCTTCAAGAAGATGGGAGTGGACAAG ATCATCGCTGTGGAGAGGCTGGTGAAGGGCAAGTTCCAGGACAACTTTGAGTTCATCCAGTGGTTTAAGAAGTTCTTTGACGCCAACTATGACGGGAAGGAGTACAACCCGCTGCTGGCGCGGCAGGGCCAGGACGTCGcgccccccccaaacccaggTGATCACATCTTCAACAAACCCAAGAAACCCATTGGCACTGCAG TCCCCCAGAGGACCTCTCCCACCGGTCCCAAGAACTCCCCGAACCCAGCCCGCCTCAGCAATGTCCCCAGCAACATTCTCCGGAAAAACTCCCCCGCAGCGCGTAATGGGGGCAGCGAGGCCGACGCGCAGATACTGGAGCTCAACCAGCAG CTGATGGACCTGAAGCTGACAGTGGACGGGCTGGAGAAGGAGCGGGATTTCTACTTCAGCAAGCTGCGGGACATTGAGCTAATCTGCCAGGAGCATGAGAACGAAAACAGCCCCATCATCACTGGCATTGTCAGCGTCCTCTACGCCACAGAG GAGGGCTTTGCCCCACCAGAGGATGAcgagctggaggagcagcagccagaggagcaggatgagTACTAA
- the MAPRE3 gene encoding microtubule-associated protein RP/EB family member 3 isoform X2 — protein MAVNVYSTSVTSENLSRHDMLAWVNDSLQLNYTKIEQLCSGAAYCQFMDMLFPGCVHLRKVKFQAKLEHEYIHNFKVLQAAFKKMGVDKIIAVERLVKGKFQDNFEFIQWFKKFFDANYDGKEYNPLLARQGQDVAPPPNPGDHIFNKPKKPIGTAVPQRTSPTGPKNSPNPARLSNVPSNILRKNSPAARNGGSEADAQILELNQQLMDLKLTVDGLEKERDFYFSKLRDIELICQEHENENSPIITGIVSVLYATEEGFAPPEDDELEEQQPEEQDEY, from the exons ATGGCCGTCAATGTGTACTCGACATCGGTGACCAGTGAGAACCTGAGCCGCCATGACATGCTCGCCTGGGTCAATGACTCCCTCCAGCTCAACTACACCAAGATCGAGCAGCTTTGCTCAG GGGCTGCGTACTGCCAGTTCATGGACATGCTGTTCCCCGGCTGTGTCCACCTGCGGAAGGTGAAGTTCCAAGCCAAGCTGGAGCATGAGTACATCCACAACTTCAAGGTGCTGCAAGCCGCCTTCAAGAAGATGGGAGTGGACAAG ATCATCGCTGTGGAGAGGCTGGTGAAGGGCAAGTTCCAGGACAACTTTGAGTTCATCCAGTGGTTTAAGAAGTTCTTTGACGCCAACTATGACGGGAAGGAGTACAACCCGCTGCTGGCGCGGCAGGGCCAGGACGTCGcgccccccccaaacccaggTGATCACATCTTCAACAAACCCAAGAAACCCATTGGCACTGCAG TCCCCCAGAGGACCTCTCCCACCGGTCCCAAGAACTCCCCGAACCCAGCCCGCCTCAGCAATGTCCCCAGCAACATTCTCCGGAAAAACTCCCCCGCAGCGCGTAATGGGGGCAGCGAGGCCGACGCGCAGATACTGGAGCTCAACCAGCAG CTGATGGACCTGAAGCTGACAGTGGACGGGCTGGAGAAGGAGCGGGATTTCTACTTCAGCAAGCTGCGGGACATTGAGCTAATCTGCCAGGAGCATGAGAACGAAAACAGCCCCATCATCACTGGCATTGTCAGCGTCCTCTACGCCACAGAG GAGGGCTTTGCCCCACCAGAGGATGAcgagctggaggagcagcagccagaggagcaggatgagTACTAA
- the MAPRE3 gene encoding microtubule-associated protein RP/EB family member 3 isoform X4, with amino-acid sequence MAVNVYSTSVTSENLSRHDMLAWVNDSLQLNYTKIEQLCSGAAYCQFMDMLFPGCVHLRKVKFQAKLEHEYIHNFKVLQAAFKKMGVDKIIAVERLVKGKFQDNFEFIQWFKKFFDANYDGKEYNPLLARQGQDVAPPPNPVPQRTSPTGPKNSPNPARLSNVPSNILRKNSPAARNGGSEADAQILELNQQLMDLKLTVDGLEKERDFYFSKLRDIELICQEHENENSPIITGIVSVLYATEEGFAPPEDDELEEQQPEEQDEY; translated from the exons ATGGCCGTCAATGTGTACTCGACATCGGTGACCAGTGAGAACCTGAGCCGCCATGACATGCTCGCCTGGGTCAATGACTCCCTCCAGCTCAACTACACCAAGATCGAGCAGCTTTGCTCAG GGGCTGCGTACTGCCAGTTCATGGACATGCTGTTCCCCGGCTGTGTCCACCTGCGGAAGGTGAAGTTCCAAGCCAAGCTGGAGCATGAGTACATCCACAACTTCAAGGTGCTGCAAGCCGCCTTCAAGAAGATGGGAGTGGACAAG ATCATCGCTGTGGAGAGGCTGGTGAAGGGCAAGTTCCAGGACAACTTTGAGTTCATCCAGTGGTTTAAGAAGTTCTTTGACGCCAACTATGACGGGAAGGAGTACAACCCGCTGCTGGCGCGGCAGGGCCAGGACGTCGcgccccccccaaacccag TCCCCCAGAGGACCTCTCCCACCGGTCCCAAGAACTCCCCGAACCCAGCCCGCCTCAGCAATGTCCCCAGCAACATTCTCCGGAAAAACTCCCCCGCAGCGCGTAATGGGGGCAGCGAGGCCGACGCGCAGATACTGGAGCTCAACCAGCAG CTGATGGACCTGAAGCTGACAGTGGACGGGCTGGAGAAGGAGCGGGATTTCTACTTCAGCAAGCTGCGGGACATTGAGCTAATCTGCCAGGAGCATGAGAACGAAAACAGCCCCATCATCACTGGCATTGTCAGCGTCCTCTACGCCACAGAG GAGGGCTTTGCCCCACCAGAGGATGAcgagctggaggagcagcagccagaggagcaggatgagTACTAA